The following are from one region of the Sandaracinus amylolyticus genome:
- a CDS encoding Hsp70 family protein — translation MFVDRAVGIDLGTTNSEIALLEPSEREILVYADRFGRRTVPSAVAWDPKQQAFVVGRAARARRGQTPGPIESIKRRMGQAVKVAVGPHELTPEEISSKILAELRERMREDLQARSGDVEVRITRAVITVPAYFDAPQVEATRRAGELAGLEVAAVLQEPTAAAIYHTWKSQLGDGNFLVYDLGGGTFDVSVLRCLGGEYQVIAIDGDNFLGGDDFDRRFAERLRRALVDKGYALELDVRGNAEDAARFARLVHVAQEVKESLSTSDVVHLSKTDVLIDQAGEPVSIEMEIGRADHEEAIRDLVETTIVCCERALARSKEVAGVALSDIDHVVLVGGSTRVPMVVRRVTESLCSGKSKCVQPLQDQVDTCVALGAAVHAAQLGGLRIGDDTMQARFTTPLVGRSDRLRVGVELERAPEGTAELGVSSADGSELGRAEIASVPSTVRIECALEGEAENAARLEARDGSGRVLASLPFALYRGELKPRASALSQPSVVAKDIALEVLRAGRRERKVLIPRGSGLPLATTHELATSDRSGAVVLRLLQNRLPIKTLMLEVPADLPVGTPVTLELKCDEAMRLEARAEVAGRELWARVEPAAATPASAEEIEALLAESEEVARGLWGRDAHAFRREAEPLSAGLREVVGTDPDKLSALATQLRHLIDEFKTAGGGELSPPLHRFEHVLDALRRTVYRAQGALLGMDAETWERRIDDLDERGRGAWEASDAVAWRRVYNETQALLETAQTQELGAQRLDDPTYLARRVAGLVAWSVAIERSLSDFVPSRADEVRGLQLAERDRLTGALRSKVREPLEKLGESKGPQETRRALDAIASELERIENAVERLPSIGVVTERR, via the coding sequence ATGTTCGTCGATCGCGCCGTCGGCATCGATCTCGGGACGACCAACTCGGAGATCGCGCTGCTCGAGCCGAGCGAGCGAGAGATCCTCGTCTACGCCGATCGTTTCGGGCGCCGCACCGTGCCCTCGGCGGTCGCGTGGGACCCGAAGCAGCAGGCGTTCGTCGTGGGGCGCGCGGCGCGCGCGCGGCGCGGCCAGACCCCCGGGCCCATCGAGTCGATCAAGCGGCGCATGGGCCAGGCGGTGAAGGTCGCGGTCGGGCCGCACGAGCTCACGCCCGAGGAGATCTCGTCGAAGATCCTCGCCGAGCTGCGCGAGCGCATGCGCGAGGATCTCCAGGCGCGCTCGGGCGACGTCGAGGTGCGCATCACGCGCGCGGTGATCACCGTGCCCGCGTACTTCGACGCGCCGCAGGTCGAGGCGACGCGCCGCGCCGGTGAGCTCGCCGGGCTCGAGGTCGCGGCGGTGCTGCAGGAGCCGACGGCGGCCGCGATCTATCACACGTGGAAGAGCCAGCTCGGCGACGGGAATTTTCTCGTCTACGACCTCGGCGGCGGCACCTTCGACGTCTCGGTGCTGCGCTGCCTCGGCGGCGAGTACCAGGTGATCGCGATCGACGGCGACAACTTCCTCGGCGGCGACGACTTCGATCGCCGGTTCGCCGAGCGCCTGCGGCGCGCGCTCGTCGACAAGGGCTACGCGCTCGAGCTCGACGTGCGCGGCAACGCCGAGGACGCGGCGCGCTTCGCGCGGCTGGTGCACGTCGCGCAGGAGGTGAAGGAGTCGCTCTCGACGAGCGACGTGGTGCATCTCTCGAAGACCGACGTGCTGATCGATCAGGCGGGCGAGCCGGTGTCGATCGAGATGGAGATCGGACGCGCCGATCACGAAGAGGCGATCCGCGATCTCGTCGAGACCACCATCGTGTGCTGCGAGCGCGCGCTCGCGCGCAGCAAGGAGGTCGCGGGCGTCGCGCTCTCGGACATCGATCACGTGGTGCTCGTCGGCGGATCGACGCGGGTGCCGATGGTGGTGCGTCGCGTCACCGAGTCGCTGTGCAGCGGCAAGAGCAAGTGCGTGCAGCCGCTGCAGGACCAGGTGGACACCTGCGTCGCGCTCGGCGCGGCGGTGCACGCGGCGCAGCTCGGCGGCCTCCGGATCGGCGACGACACGATGCAGGCGCGCTTCACGACGCCGCTCGTCGGGCGCAGCGATCGGCTGCGCGTCGGCGTCGAGCTCGAGCGCGCTCCCGAGGGCACGGCGGAGCTCGGTGTCTCGAGCGCGGACGGATCCGAGCTCGGGCGCGCAGAGATCGCGAGCGTGCCGAGCACGGTGCGCATCGAGTGCGCGCTCGAGGGCGAGGCCGAGAACGCGGCGCGGCTCGAGGCGCGTGACGGGTCGGGCCGCGTGCTCGCGTCGCTGCCCTTCGCGCTCTACCGCGGCGAGCTCAAGCCGCGCGCGAGCGCGCTCAGCCAGCCCTCGGTCGTCGCGAAGGACATCGCGCTCGAGGTGCTGCGCGCGGGACGTCGCGAGCGGAAGGTGCTCATCCCGCGCGGCTCGGGCCTGCCGCTCGCGACGACGCACGAGCTCGCGACCTCGGATCGCAGCGGCGCGGTGGTGCTGCGGCTGCTCCAGAACCGGCTGCCGATCAAGACGCTGATGCTCGAGGTGCCCGCCGATCTGCCGGTGGGCACGCCGGTGACCCTCGAGCTGAAGTGCGACGAGGCGATGCGGCTCGAGGCGCGCGCCGAGGTCGCGGGGCGCGAGCTCTGGGCCCGCGTGGAGCCCGCCGCCGCGACCCCCGCGAGCGCCGAGGAGATCGAGGCGCTGCTCGCCGAGTCCGAGGAGGTCGCGCGCGGGCTGTGGGGGCGCGATGCGCACGCGTTCCGTCGCGAGGCCGAGCCGCTCTCCGCCGGGCTGCGCGAGGTGGTGGGCACCGATCCCGACAAGCTCTCGGCGCTCGCGACCCAGCTGCGGCACCTGATCGACGAGTTCAAGACGGCGGGCGGAGGCGAGCTCTCGCCGCCGCTCCATCGCTTCGAGCACGTGCTCGACGCGCTGCGCCGCACCGTCTATCGCGCCCAGGGCGCGCTGCTCGGGATGGACGCCGAGACCTGGGAGCGCCGCATCGACGACCTCGACGAGCGCGGGCGCGGCGCGTGGGAGGCCAGCGACGCGGTGGCGTGGCGCCGCGTCTACAACGAGACCCAGGCGCTGCTCGAGACCGCGCAGACCCAGGAGCTCGGCGCGCAGCGGCTCGACGATCCGACGTACCTCGCGCGGCGGGTCGCGGGGCTCGTCGCGTGGAGCGTGGCGATCGAGCGCTCGCTGAGCGACTTCGTCCCGTCGCGCGCCGACGAGGTGCGCGGGCTGCAGCTCGCGGAGCGGGATCGACTGACGGGCGCGCTGCGCTCGAAGGTGCGCGAGCCGCTCGAGAAGCTCGGCGAGAGCAAGGGCCCGCAGGAGACCCGCCGCGCGCTCGACGCGATCGCGTCGGAGCTCGAGCGCATCGAGAACGCGGTGGAGCGCCTTCCCTCGATCGGCGTGGTGACCGAGCGGCGCTGA
- a CDS encoding polysaccharide lyase, with translation MDIPRVITTVLAISTALACAPSRDQPPVDAGRTSDAGTVSRDAAAPRRDAGDDPRDPDGGHVDVDASPPDPIEQCTGGADEDGDGRIDCADEDCGTDEACEEAPDLVADWETGDWSQWDGPLGRDPDAQIDVVTDVVRQGRYAARFQVRPGDRYRTTSGERAEVHLWDYRREREGDTFYYAWSTLFPEGWRAPERWGIVMQWHAHTDISPPMAFNAGADRLDLVFSSGNIDSWWPAEYEESHRVLDGLSPGRWHDFIVRIDFRADTSGSVEVWHRLEGTAEFDSVLAVRDVPTLQWSTDSGRIHDGYAQRWGEGWVSGVWVQHGLYRSASSATDVIYHDGFCRGTSYAAVRGCFDE, from the coding sequence ATGGACATCCCGCGCGTCATCACCACCGTGCTCGCGATCTCCACGGCGCTCGCGTGCGCGCCGAGCCGCGATCAGCCACCGGTCGATGCTGGAAGGACGAGCGACGCGGGCACGGTCTCGCGCGATGCCGCGGCCCCGCGCCGCGACGCGGGCGACGATCCGCGCGACCCCGACGGTGGTCACGTCGACGTCGACGCCTCACCGCCGGACCCGATCGAGCAGTGCACCGGCGGCGCCGACGAGGACGGCGACGGGCGGATCGACTGTGCCGACGAGGACTGCGGGACCGACGAGGCCTGCGAGGAGGCGCCCGATCTCGTGGCCGACTGGGAGACCGGCGACTGGAGCCAGTGGGACGGTCCGCTCGGTCGCGATCCCGACGCACAGATCGACGTCGTGACCGACGTCGTGCGGCAAGGGCGCTACGCCGCGCGCTTCCAGGTTCGCCCGGGCGATCGTTATCGCACCACGAGCGGTGAGCGCGCCGAGGTGCACCTCTGGGACTATCGACGCGAGCGCGAGGGCGACACGTTCTACTACGCGTGGTCGACGCTGTTCCCCGAGGGATGGAGAGCGCCGGAGCGCTGGGGGATCGTCATGCAGTGGCACGCGCACACGGACATCTCGCCGCCGATGGCGTTCAACGCGGGCGCGGATCGTCTCGACCTCGTGTTCAGCTCGGGGAACATCGACAGCTGGTGGCCCGCCGAGTACGAGGAGAGCCACCGCGTGCTCGACGGGCTCTCGCCCGGGCGCTGGCACGACTTCATCGTGCGCATCGACTTCCGCGCGGACACCAGCGGCAGCGTCGAGGTCTGGCATCGCCTCGAGGGCACTGCCGAGTTCGACTCGGTGCTCGCGGTGCGCGACGTGCCGACGCTGCAGTGGTCGACCGACTCGGGGCGCATCCACGACGGCTACGCGCAGCGCTGGGGCGAGGGCTGGGTGAGCGGCGTGTGGGTCCAGCACGGGCTCTACCGCTCGGCCAGCAGCGCGACCGACGTCATCTATCACGACGGTTTCTGCCGCGGCACCAGCTACGCCGCGGTGCGCGGGTGCTTCGACGAGTGA